AGTGGACTCGCGATTGGTGAGCGTGGCGGTATCGTCATTAATGATTACTGCCAAACTTCAGATACCAATATTTATGCCATTGGTGAATGTGCACTTTGGCAAAACAAAATTTATGGTTTGGTTGCTCCGGGCTATGACATGGCACGTATTGCAGCAAAACACATTTTAGATGAAGAGTGTCATTGCTTCGCTGGTGCAGACATGAGCACTAAGTTGAAGTTGATGGGTGTGGACGTTGCCTCTGTAGGTGATGCGCATGCCATGACGCCGGGTGCATTAAGCTATTTCTATGCAGATGAGCATGCACTGGTTTATAAAAAGATTGTTGTAAATGCCGACAAAACCAAATTGCTTGGTGCAGTTTTGGTGGGTGATGCCAAAGAATATAACGACCTTTTACAAATGATGTTAAACGGTCTGGCTTTACCGGAAGTTCCTGAAAGCTTGATTATGCCGGGCTTTGAGCAATCAGCAGGTAAGTCGGGTGGTAGTGGTGTAGATTTGCTGCCTGACAGCGCAACAATCTGTTCATGTAACAACGTCTCAAAAGCGGATATCTGCCAAGCAATTAGCGATGGTTCGACCTCTTTAGGTGCATTAAAGAAATGCACCAAAGCAGCAACAGCATGTGGTGGTTGTGCGCCATTAGTGACTCAAGTATTGAAATCTGAGTTACAACGTCAAGGTGTGACTGTAAATAACCATATTTGCGAACACTTCCCGTACTCGCGCCAAGAGTTGTATCACTTGGTTCGTGTTAATGAAATCAAAACTTTCGATGATTTGATTCATCAACATGGTCATGGTTTAGGGTGTGACATTTGTAAACCAGCTGCGGCAAACATTTTGGCCTCTTGCTGGAATGATTTCGTACTTGAGCCAAGTCACGCAGGCTTACAAGACAGTAACGACTATTACTTGGGTAACATCCAAAAAGATGGTTCTTACTCGGTTGTGCCGCGTATGGCAGGCGGTGAAGTGACTCCAGATGGTTTAATTGCCATTGGTCAAATCGCGAAAAAATATAACCTGTACACCAAAATTACTGGCGGTCAACGTGTTGACATGTTCGGTGCGCAAGTTCACGAGCTTCCATTCATTTGGGAAGAGTTAAATGCTGCTGGTTTCGAGTCTGGTCATGCTTACGGTAAATCATTGCGTACCGTGAAATCATGTGTGGGAAGTACTTGGTGCCGTTACGGTGTAGACAACTCGGTTGGTTTAGCGATCGAACTTGAAAACCGCTACAAAGGTTTACGTTCACCACATAAATTAAAAATGGCTGTGTCTGGCTGTACACGTGAATGTGCGGAAGCACAAGGTAAAGACGTCGGTATTATCGCGACTGAAAAAGGTTGGAACCTTTATGTATGTGGTAACGGTGGTATGAAACCACGTCATGCAGAATTAATCGCCTCTGACCTCGATAAAGCAACGCTCATCCGTTATATCGACCGTTTCTATATGTTCTACATCCAAACCGCAGACCGTTTACAACGTACCAGCGTATGGCGCGACAACATGGAAGGTGGCTTAGATTACCTTAAATCTGTAGTTGTAGATGACTCTCTTGGTTTGGCTGCCGAGCTTGAGCGTCGTATGGAACACATTATTGGCACATATCAAGACGAATGGCGTACTGCGGTAGAAAATCCTGAAGTACGTAAACGCTTCCAGACCTATATCAATGCAGATGCAAGTGAACAGGCCGATCCACACATTCAATTTACGACTGAACGTGGTCAGATCCGTCCATTAACTGATGCTGAACGTTCAGAAGACCGCATTCCAATGGTTGAAGCATAACAAGGAGAATCTCTATGAATATTGTACAAGACAAAAATATGCTTCCTGATGATCAATGGATTGATGTATGTGCGCTCGATGATTTAACCCCAAATACTGGCGCAGGTGCGCTAGTGGGCGGTCAAGCGGTTGCAATCTTTCGCGTGGGGCATGAAAAACGTGTTTACGTGTTAAGCAATAAAGATCCGTTTAGCCAAGCCAACGTCATGAGCCGCGGCATTATTGGCGATTTGCAAGGTGAACGGGTCATTGCATCGCCAATCTATAAACAACACTTTAGTTTGGCAACAGGTCGTTGTTTAGAAGATAAAGATCAAAAACTTTCAGTTTATCCGAGCAAAATTGTTGATGGTCGTGTTTTGATCAATCCTGTGCCGCAAAAAACTTATATTACCAATACAGGTGTGTCTCAAGACAAACTTAAACTGGTGTTGATTGGTAATGGTTTAGCAGGAATGCGTTGCCTAGAAGATTTACTGGATATGGCACCAGACCGTTATGAAGTCACGGTAATTGGTGAAGAACCTTGGGGAAACTATAACCGCATTATGCTATCTCCGGTTTTATCAGGTGAAAAAACCATTGAAGACATTATGCTCCATCCACCGAAGTGGTATGACGATAAAGGCATCAAATTTATTGCAGGTGACAAGGCTGTAAAAATTGATCGTCCACGTAAAGTGGTTTACACCGAAAAAGGACAAACTGTTGATTATGACCGTTTGATCTTGGCGACAGGTTCGGCTCCGTTTATTCCGCCAGTTCAAGGTGTTGACTTAAAAGGCGTGTTAACTTTCCGTGATATTTATGACGTTAATACCATGATTGAATACTGCGATTCAAAAACCAATGCAGTGGTGATTGGCGGTGGTTTACTTGGTTTAGAAGCAGCGTACGGTTTAAAACAACGCGGTATGAATGTGACTGTGCTGCATTTAATGGACCGCATTATGGAACGTCAACTCGACAGCCGTGCGAGTCAGTTACTGCGTCATAGCATTGAGCAAAAAGGTATTCACATTATTACCGAAGCGAATACTGAAGCGTTAATTGGTGATGAAGATGGTCATGTGAAGCAAATCCGTTTGAAAGATGGCACGGTTTTAGAAGCCGATCTTGTGGTATTTGCAGTCGGTATTCGACCAAATATTAGCTTGGCACAAAGTGCTGGTTTACGTTGTAACCGCGGTGTGTTGGTGAATGACACCATGCAAACGTTTGACCCAAGTATTTATGCGGTGGGTGAATGTATTGAACACCGCGGACAAACTTTTGGTTTGGTTGAACCATTATGGGGTCAAGCATTTATCTGCGCGACACATTTAGCAGAGCACGGCAGCTTAACTTTTAAAGCACCAACCGTACCGACTCAGTTAAAGGTGAGCGGTGTCGATGTATTCTCGGCGGGTAACTTTGAGCCGAAAGATGATTATGAAGACATTATTTTGAATGATGAAAAACGTCACATCTACAAACGCATTATTATTCAAAGTGATAGAGTAATTGGTGCAGTTTTATTTGGCGATACTGAAGATGGTATGTGGTATGCAGAGTTAATTGCAGATCAAACCCCAGTCTCATCATTTAGAAATAAACTGCTATTTGGTCGAGATTTTGCATTAAAAAATGCAGGCTAAATAGGGAAAGGAGCAGTTATGAATAGTATTCCAAGCGTTGAAATCGATAGCTCCGACCATGTTGCAACAACTATAACCAAAACAACATGTCCATATTGTGGGGTGGGTTGTGGTGTTAGCGTAAACGTCCAGCAAAAACCTCAAGGACCTCTGGTACAAGTTGAGGGGGATGCTGAGCATCCTTCCAACTTTGGACGCTTATGTATTAAAGGTAGCCGCTTGGCGGATACTTTGGGGTTAGAAACACGTGTTCTACAACCGATGATGGGACGAAAAGCCGATCGGGTAGTAACGACATGGGATGCGGCAATCAATAAAATTGCCGATAAATTCCAATCTTGTATCGACCAATATGGCCGTGACAGCATTGCATTTTATGTTTCAGGTCAGCTTTTGACTGAAGACTATTATGTAGTAAATAAGTTTGTAAAAGGCTATTTGGGCACAGCAAATATCGACACCAACTCGCGCCTTTGCATGTCATCTGCGGTTGCTGGGCATAAACGCAGCTTTGGTGAAGATATTGTCCCTGCAAGCTATGAAGACTTTGAACATGCCGACATGGTGGTTTTAGTCGGTTCTAATACCGCATGGTGTCATCCTGTACTTTATCAGCGGATCATGCAGGCTAAGAACCAAAATCCGGATATGTTTGTGGTGGTAATTGACCCACGTTTTACCAGTACTTGTGAACAAGCGGATCTACATTTACCGATTTTGCCGGGTCAAGATGTCGCATTGTTTAATGGCTTATTTCAATATTTATATGAAAATGGTCATGCTGATCAGGCCTTTGTAGATGCTTATACCGAAGGTCTGCACGATGTTTTGGCAAGTAGTCAGCCAGAAACTGATATCGAATATGTGGCAAAACGTAGTGGTATTTCTTTAGACAAATTGCAGCATTTCTTTGAGAAATTCGCTCAAACTGAAAAAGTCATTACCTTATTTTCAATGGGTGTGAATCAATCAAGTCAGGGTGTAAATAAAGCCAACAGTATTATTAACTGTCATTTATTGACTGGAAAAATTGGTAAGCTCGGCGCTGCGCCATTTTCAATGACAGGTCAGCCCAATGCGATGGGTGGGCGTGAAGTTGGTGGTTTAGCCAATATGTTGGCTGCACATATGGATTTAGATAACCCACTACATCAAAAAGTTGTTCAAACTTTCTGGGACAGTCCATTTATTGCAACTCAAGCGGGTTTAAAAGCAGTGGATTTGTTCCGTGCCGTTGAGGCTGGAAAAATTAAAGCCATCTGGATTATGGCAACCAATCCAGTAGTGAGCCTGCCAGATGCCGATCAAGTGAAACGTGCTTTAGAGAAGTGTGAGTTAGTCGTCGTGTCAGATATCTGTGCAGATACGGATACTACGGCTTATGCCGATGTTTTGCTTCCAGCTTTAGGTTGGGGTGAAAAAGACGGAACTGTGACGAACTCTGAGCGTCGTATTTCACGTCAGCGTGCTTTTTTACCTGCGCCAGGTGAAGCAAAAGCGGATTGGTGGTCTGTTAGCCAAGTCGCGAAAAAATTAGGCTTTAAAGGTTTTGACTTTGCGAGTGCCAGTGACATCTTTAATGAACATGCAGCGTTATCTGCACAAGACAATGCAGATATCGAAGCTCGTGAACAAAGTAATAATTTTCGTTATTTCAACTTAAAAGGCTTAATGAATCTGAGCGCTGCTGAGTACAATGCGCTGCAACCCATTCAATGGCCAGTGTGGAATAAAAACCAAGACGCTAAAGCCGTTCAACAACTATTTGCCAAGGGTCAGTTTAGTCATAAAAACACTAAGGCGAAATTGATTCCAACTCTTGCAATTGATCCAGTTCATGCGATTTCAGAAGATTATCCACTTATTTTAAACACTGGACGTATTCGAGACCAATGGCACACCATGACGCGTACAGGTTTGTCAGCAAATTTGACCAGTCACCGTGCCGAACCATTTTGCGAGATTCATCCGAGTGATGCCTTGAAGTTTGGTGTGCGTGATCAAGGCTTGGTCGAAGTCCGTTCAAAATGGGGCAGTTGTGTACTACGTGTAACATTCTCGTCGGGAGTACGTCGCGGCCAAATTTTTGCCCCAATTCATTGGACTGAACAAGTTGCATCCGATGCTCGTATTGGTAAAGTCGTTAACCCCGAAGTCGATGCTATTTCAGGCGAACCTGAGTTCAAACATACACCTGTCACGATTCAACCGTTTTATACCACTTGGCAGGGTGTACTGTATGTACGTGATGGGTTTGATCAACACATCCAAACCTCATTGCATACTTGTGCGTGGTGGACTAAGGTCAAAATGGTGAAAACCAACCGTTATGAACTTGCAGACCGTCAAACTTTTCATGACACTCAAAAGAACCTGAAAAGCTTTTTACCGTTTGCCGATGAAACTTTTGAATGGTTGAGTATTGAAGATATTTCTTCACAACTCAGTCATAGCATCATTTTGAAAGATGGTGTGGTGATTGCAAGTTTATATATCGCCCCACCAGATTTATTGCCGGATCGTGATTGGGTCGCAAGTTTATTTAAACGTGAACGTTTAAGTGCGTTACATCGAAAAGCGTTACTGGCTGGTATGCCAATGTCTGCTACAAATAATGACGGACCTTTAGTCTGTAGTTGTTTTAAAGTAGGTAAGAACAAAATTATAGACGCAATCAAAACTCAAAATATTACTCATGAAAAGCAAGTGACAGCTTGTTTAAAAGCAGGTGGTAACTGTGGTTCATGTTTACCTGAAATCCGTGGCTTGATTAAAGCTTGCCAACAGGAGGTGGAAGTGTGAATAAGGGGTATCCCGTAACTGATTTGGTCATTCTGGCGGGTGGACAAGCCCGCCGTATGAATGGTTTAAATAAGTTGTTACAGCAATTTGATGGTGAAACTCAACTCACTAAAATTCATCAGAAACTAAGATCATCAGTGTCTGAAATTTGGGTGAATAGCCATCGCGATTATTCAATTTATCAAAGTATTGTGCCGGACATTCAATGTTATCAAGATGATGCAGCAGGTTTTTTCGGTCCGCTGATGGGAATGAAAAGTGCATGGTCAAATGTAAGCGCAGACTATGTTTTATTTATCCCTTGTGATGTGACCTATATACCTACCCAAGTCGTTGCTAAATTACACGGTGCACTTCGGAAAAATAAACAGGCTCAGGCAGCTTATGTTTCAATTAATGGAGATGCCTTATACCCATTTTGCTTATTAAAACGTGAAAGTTTAAATGCCATAACAGAGCAAATTGAAAAGCAGCGGTTAAGTTTGAAAGAGTGCTTTAAGCTTTTACATGCTCAAGTGGCTATATTTCAAAAACAGAATCTTTTTTTTCATAGCATCAACTCATTGGATGAGCTTCAGCAATACAAACAAATCAAAGCATTTAAAGAAATTTTTACAGCAAATTAACTTCGTATATGAGTGATTTAAAACTTACATTGGTCAAGTGAAATACGTTTTTAATCTTTGTACTGTTGACTATTTATTATTTAAGTTCTATTTTGGAACTTGGTATTTATTCCAATCAAATGTATAAAAATAAAGGGAGTCAAAGGGCATGATTGAAGCGCTGAAGCAAAATAAAACAGATGTGACCGCATGTATTTTGTGTTCTAGAAACTGCGGTTTAAGCGTAGAAATTAAAGATAACCAGTTTGTCAAAATTAAAGGTGATCCCGAACATCCATTTTCTCAAGGCTACATTTGCCAAAAAGCTGCTAGGTTACAGCACTACCAGCAACACGCAGATCGTTTGACCGCACCTTTAAAACGCCAGCCAGATGGCTCATTTAAAGAAGTGAGTTGGGATGTTGCAATTCAAGAAATTGCTAATCGATTAGTGCAGATTAGAGATAAGTTTGGTGGAACTGCTTTTGCTTCTGTTGGTGGTGGCGGTCAAGGCAATCATCTGGGTGCCGCATATGGTCGCCAACTTTTGCTGGCCATGAAAAGTTATTATGCTTACAACTCTCTTGCACAAGAAAAAACGGGTGATTTCTGGCTCAATGGGCGGTTATTCGGGAGTCAGGCTTGCCATACCACAGAAGATGTTGAGTATGCCGATTATGTTCTTTTTATTGGGACAAATCCTTTTCAGGCCCATGGCATTCCCAACGCACGCGACACGCTAAAACATATTAAGAAAGATCCGAATCGGACCATGGTAGTGTTTGACCCACGTGTTACCGAGACAGCCAAACAAGCAGATATTCATGTGCAGCTAAAACCTGGAACAGATGCTTTTTTAATGTCAGCAATGATTGCAATCATTATTAAAGAAAACCTTTATGATGCAGCATTCATTGAGCAGCACACACAAGGTTTTGAAGAAGTAAAAAAAGCATTTAGTCGTGTGCCGATTGAAGACTATATTGCCAAAGCAGATGTTCCAGTCGACTTGATTTACCAAGTGGTTCGAGATTTTGCAAAGGCAAAAAGAGGATGTGTGCGTATTGATTTAGGTATTCAACATACTTTAAATACCACATTAAACGGATATTTAGAAAAACTACTGTACTTAGTGACTGGAAACTTTGGAAAGCAAGGCACCAATAATTTGCATACCATGTTTATTCCAATCTTAAGCGACACAGATGAAAGAAAGCCAAAATATCGACGTAGCGTTTACCATAAAATGTTCCCGATCTCAGGGTTTTTTCCACCTAACATTTTACCCGATGAAATCTTAAAAGCAGGGGAAAAGCGAATTCGCGCAGTTTTTGTAGATAGCTGTAACCCGTTATTAACTTATCCAGATACACCTGCTTTTGAGGAAGCCTTTCAAGCATTAGATTTGTTGGTTGTGGTCGATGTCGCCATGACAGAAACTGCTAGACTTGCTGACTATATTTTGCCTGCACACACTCAGTTTGAAAAATGGGAATTTACGGGCTTTAATCTTGAGTTTCCTAAGAATGGCTTTCACCTAAGACATCCAGTATTGACCGCTCAAGCGAATACTTTGCCAGAGGCAGAAATTTATACACGATTACTTGAAGCTATGCAGGTGATTCCAAAACGCTTTCCGCTTTTAGAAAAAATTGCT
This genomic stretch from Acinetobacter pittii harbors:
- the nirB gene encoding nitrite reductase large subunit NirB, which produces MKLVMIGHGMVGHKFIEAILEKADDELEITILAEEPRIAYDRVHLTEYFSGKSAKDLSLARFDFADAHGIDLRLNTKATAIDTAAQTVTTNHGDVISYDKLVLATGSYAFVPPIPGNDRENCFVYRTIEDLDAIRAASLNAKTGVVIGGGLLGLEAAKALRDLDLETHVVEFAPRLMAVQIDDLGGKVLRRKIEDLGVKVHTQKATQSIESGNSTTHVMKFADGSELEADVILFSAGIRPRDELARNSGLAIGERGGIVINDYCQTSDTNIYAIGECALWQNKIYGLVAPGYDMARIAAKHILDEECHCFAGADMSTKLKLMGVDVASVGDAHAMTPGALSYFYADEHALVYKKIVVNADKTKLLGAVLVGDAKEYNDLLQMMLNGLALPEVPESLIMPGFEQSAGKSGGSGVDLLPDSATICSCNNVSKADICQAISDGSTSLGALKKCTKAATACGGCAPLVTQVLKSELQRQGVTVNNHICEHFPYSRQELYHLVRVNEIKTFDDLIHQHGHGLGCDICKPAAANILASCWNDFVLEPSHAGLQDSNDYYLGNIQKDGSYSVVPRMAGGEVTPDGLIAIGQIAKKYNLYTKITGGQRVDMFGAQVHELPFIWEELNAAGFESGHAYGKSLRTVKSCVGSTWCRYGVDNSVGLAIELENRYKGLRSPHKLKMAVSGCTRECAEAQGKDVGIIATEKGWNLYVCGNGGMKPRHAELIASDLDKATLIRYIDRFYMFYIQTADRLQRTSVWRDNMEGGLDYLKSVVVDDSLGLAAELERRMEHIIGTYQDEWRTAVENPEVRKRFQTYINADASEQADPHIQFTTERGQIRPLTDAERSEDRIPMVEA
- the nirD gene encoding nitrite reductase small subunit NirD; its protein translation is MNIVQDKNMLPDDQWIDVCALDDLTPNTGAGALVGGQAVAIFRVGHEKRVYVLSNKDPFSQANVMSRGIIGDLQGERVIASPIYKQHFSLATGRCLEDKDQKLSVYPSKIVDGRVLINPVPQKTYITNTGVSQDKLKLVLIGNGLAGMRCLEDLLDMAPDRYEVTVIGEEPWGNYNRIMLSPVLSGEKTIEDIMLHPPKWYDDKGIKFIAGDKAVKIDRPRKVVYTEKGQTVDYDRLILATGSAPFIPPVQGVDLKGVLTFRDIYDVNTMIEYCDSKTNAVVIGGGLLGLEAAYGLKQRGMNVTVLHLMDRIMERQLDSRASQLLRHSIEQKGIHIITEANTEALIGDEDGHVKQIRLKDGTVLEADLVVFAVGIRPNISLAQSAGLRCNRGVLVNDTMQTFDPSIYAVGECIEHRGQTFGLVEPLWGQAFICATHLAEHGSLTFKAPTVPTQLKVSGVDVFSAGNFEPKDDYEDIILNDEKRHIYKRIIIQSDRVIGAVLFGDTEDGMWYAELIADQTPVSSFRNKLLFGRDFALKNAG
- the nasA gene encoding molybdopterin-dependent oxidoreductase; this encodes MNSIPSVEIDSSDHVATTITKTTCPYCGVGCGVSVNVQQKPQGPLVQVEGDAEHPSNFGRLCIKGSRLADTLGLETRVLQPMMGRKADRVVTTWDAAINKIADKFQSCIDQYGRDSIAFYVSGQLLTEDYYVVNKFVKGYLGTANIDTNSRLCMSSAVAGHKRSFGEDIVPASYEDFEHADMVVLVGSNTAWCHPVLYQRIMQAKNQNPDMFVVVIDPRFTSTCEQADLHLPILPGQDVALFNGLFQYLYENGHADQAFVDAYTEGLHDVLASSQPETDIEYVAKRSGISLDKLQHFFEKFAQTEKVITLFSMGVNQSSQGVNKANSIINCHLLTGKIGKLGAAPFSMTGQPNAMGGREVGGLANMLAAHMDLDNPLHQKVVQTFWDSPFIATQAGLKAVDLFRAVEAGKIKAIWIMATNPVVSLPDADQVKRALEKCELVVVSDICADTDTTAYADVLLPALGWGEKDGTVTNSERRISRQRAFLPAPGEAKADWWSVSQVAKKLGFKGFDFASASDIFNEHAALSAQDNADIEAREQSNNFRYFNLKGLMNLSAAEYNALQPIQWPVWNKNQDAKAVQQLFAKGQFSHKNTKAKLIPTLAIDPVHAISEDYPLILNTGRIRDQWHTMTRTGLSANLTSHRAEPFCEIHPSDALKFGVRDQGLVEVRSKWGSCVLRVTFSSGVRRGQIFAPIHWTEQVASDARIGKVVNPEVDAISGEPEFKHTPVTIQPFYTTWQGVLYVRDGFDQHIQTSLHTCAWWTKVKMVKTNRYELADRQTFHDTQKNLKSFLPFADETFEWLSIEDISSQLSHSIILKDGVVIASLYIAPPDLLPDRDWVASLFKRERLSALHRKALLAGMPMSATNNDGPLVCSCFKVGKNKIIDAIKTQNITHEKQVTACLKAGGNCGSCLPEIRGLIKACQQEVEV
- the mobA gene encoding molybdenum cofactor guanylyltransferase; amino-acid sequence: MNKGYPVTDLVILAGGQARRMNGLNKLLQQFDGETQLTKIHQKLRSSVSEIWVNSHRDYSIYQSIVPDIQCYQDDAAGFFGPLMGMKSAWSNVSADYVLFIPCDVTYIPTQVVAKLHGALRKNKQAQAAYVSINGDALYPFCLLKRESLNAITEQIEKQRLSLKECFKLLHAQVAIFQKQNLFFHSINSLDELQQYKQIKAFKEIFTAN
- the fdhA gene encoding molybdopterin-dependent oxidoreductase; protein product: MIEALKQNKTDVTACILCSRNCGLSVEIKDNQFVKIKGDPEHPFSQGYICQKAARLQHYQQHADRLTAPLKRQPDGSFKEVSWDVAIQEIANRLVQIRDKFGGTAFASVGGGGQGNHLGAAYGRQLLLAMKSYYAYNSLAQEKTGDFWLNGRLFGSQACHTTEDVEYADYVLFIGTNPFQAHGIPNARDTLKHIKKDPNRTMVVFDPRVTETAKQADIHVQLKPGTDAFLMSAMIAIIIKENLYDAAFIEQHTQGFEEVKKAFSRVPIEDYIAKADVPVDLIYQVVRDFAKAKRGCVRIDLGIQHTLNTTLNGYLEKLLYLVTGNFGKQGTNNLHTMFIPILSDTDERKPKYRRSVYHKMFPISGFFPPNILPDEILKAGEKRIRAVFVDSCNPLLTYPDTPAFEEAFQALDLLVVVDVAMTETARLADYILPAHTQFEKWEFTGFNLEFPKNGFHLRHPVLTAQANTLPEAEIYTRLLEAMQVIPKRFPLLEKIAAVDSKKTAYLPYLSALGLTFARHKKYIPFAASILYRTLGKRLENSAGSVAFLLPLSIQYAVLHTKAVRRAGYKGNPLTLGVRLFDQILKQRSGVVLSQHEYDEVWKLVAYKDKKIRLAIPEMLNELANLKNHQVNVEEFPFILLSGERRSYNANQIYRDPAWRKVDAEGALRIHPEDAKQLNIDVGGQLKCISQHGEIKVTVDFDEGMRKGVVSLPHGYGMRFQGGEPIGPQLNRLISGEHCDPLSKTPYHKYVPIRLEKC